Proteins from a genomic interval of Neovison vison isolate M4711 chromosome 4, ASM_NN_V1, whole genome shotgun sequence:
- the GDAP1 gene encoding ganglioside-induced differentiation-associated protein 1 isoform X3, with amino-acid sequence MPDKGSMYYPRVQHYRELLDSLPMDAYTHGCILHPELTVDSMIPAYATTRIRSQIGNTESELKKLAEENPDLQEAYIAKQKRLKSKLLDHDNVKYLKKILDELEKVLDQVETELQRRNEETPEEGRQPWLCGESFTLADVSLAVTLHRLKFLGFARRNWGNGKRPNLETYYERVLKRKTFNKFPQLGDACEISLLWTFVSSPWGSGLIQPFLARKWKSAYRGYLSPSGRDNPRVSHEQPWNCIIHSLCSGKNFHGDRKIQIPWSWPEGSWGIVLDLWLEVCIEHDELRFQQTTKAFWIASDWLCKTGKECTDFFMNRKQSYLGNDFLMVK; translated from the exons ATGCCTGATAAAGGAAGCATGTATTACCCACGGGTACAACATTATCGAGAACTGCTTGACTCATTGCCAATGGATGCTTATACCCACGGCTGCATTTTACATCCTGAGCTAACTGTGGACTCCATGATCCCAGCTTATGCAACCACACGGATTCGCA GCCAAATTGGTAACACAGAATCGGAACTGAAAAAGCTTGCTGAAGAAAACCCAGATTTACAAGAGGCATACATCGCAAAACAGAAGCGACTTAAA TCAAAGCTGCTTGACCATGACAAtgtcaaatatttgaagaaaattcttGATGAATTGGAGAAAGTCTTGGATCAGGTTGAAACCGAGttgcaaagaagaaatgaagaaacccCAG AAGAGGGCCGCCAGCCTTGGCTCTGCGGAGAATCCTTCACCCTGGCAGACGTTTCTCTTGCTGTCACATTACATCGACTGAAGTTCCTGGGGTTTGCGAGGAGAAACTGGGGAAATGGAAAGCGACCAAACTTGGAAACCTATTACGAACGTGTCttgaagagaaaaacatttaacaag TTCCCCCAGTTGGGTGATGCCTGTGAGATATCCCTCCTTTGGACTTTTGTGTCCAGTCCCTGGGGGTCTGGGCTTATACAGCCCTTTTTAGCACGCAAATGGAAGTCAG CGTATCGGGGGTACCTCAGTCCATCTGGAAGGGACAATCCCAGGGTGTCCCATGAACAACCATGGAATTGCATCATACACAGTTTGTGCTCAGGAAAAAATTTTCATGGTGACAGGAAGATACAGATTCCCTGGAGCTGGcctgaagggagttgggggatagTTTTAGATCTCTGGCTGGAAGTATGTATAGAGCATGATGAGCTAAGGTTCCAGCAAACAACAAAAGCTTTTTGGATTGCCTCAGATTGGCTATGCAAAACAGGCAAAGAATGTACTGACTTTTTCATGAACAGGAAACAGTCATACTTAGGAAATGACTTTTTGATGGTAAAATGA
- the GDAP1 gene encoding ganglioside-induced differentiation-associated protein 1 isoform X1, with amino-acid sequence MARRQEEQRGGAPLMAEGKSDAEVRLILYHWTHSFSSQKVRLVIAEKALKCEEHDVSLPLSEHNEPWFMRLNSTGEVPVLIHGENIICEATQIIDYLEQTFLDEKTPRLMPDKGSMYYPRVQHYRELLDSLPMDAYTHGCILHPELTVDSMIPAYATTRIRSQIGNTESELKKLAEENPDLQEAYIAKQKRLKSKLLDHDNVKYLKKILDELEKVLDQVETELQRRNEETPEEGRQPWLCGESFTLADVSLAVTLHRLKFLGFARRNWGNGKRPNLETYYERVLKRKTFNKFPQLGDACEISLLWTFVSSPWGSGLIQPFLARKWKSAYRGYLSPSGRDNPRVSHEQPWNCIIHSLCSGKNFHGDRKIQIPWSWPEGSWGIVLDLWLEVCIEHDELRFQQTTKAFWIASDWLCKTGKECTDFFMNRKQSYLGNDFLMVK; translated from the exons ATGGCTcggaggcaggaggagcagagagggggcGCGCCCTTGATGGCGGAAGGCAAGTCGGACGCGGAGGTTAGGCTCATTCTGTACCACTGGACACATTCTTTCAGCTCTCAAAAG GTGCGCTTGGTAATTGCTGAAAAGGCATTGAAGTGCGAGGAACATGATGTAAGTCTGCCCTTGAGTGAGCACAATGAGCCTTGGTTTATGCGTTTGAACTCAACTGGAGAAGTGCCTGTCCTTATCCACGGGGAAAACATTATTTGTGAGGCCACTCAGATCATTGATTATCTTGAACAGACTTTCCTGGATG aaaaaacaCCCAGGTTAATGCCTGATAAAGGAAGCATGTATTACCCACGGGTACAACATTATCGAGAACTGCTTGACTCATTGCCAATGGATGCTTATACCCACGGCTGCATTTTACATCCTGAGCTAACTGTGGACTCCATGATCCCAGCTTATGCAACCACACGGATTCGCA GCCAAATTGGTAACACAGAATCGGAACTGAAAAAGCTTGCTGAAGAAAACCCAGATTTACAAGAGGCATACATCGCAAAACAGAAGCGACTTAAA TCAAAGCTGCTTGACCATGACAAtgtcaaatatttgaagaaaattcttGATGAATTGGAGAAAGTCTTGGATCAGGTTGAAACCGAGttgcaaagaagaaatgaagaaacccCAG AAGAGGGCCGCCAGCCTTGGCTCTGCGGAGAATCCTTCACCCTGGCAGACGTTTCTCTTGCTGTCACATTACATCGACTGAAGTTCCTGGGGTTTGCGAGGAGAAACTGGGGAAATGGAAAGCGACCAAACTTGGAAACCTATTACGAACGTGTCttgaagagaaaaacatttaacaag TTCCCCCAGTTGGGTGATGCCTGTGAGATATCCCTCCTTTGGACTTTTGTGTCCAGTCCCTGGGGGTCTGGGCTTATACAGCCCTTTTTAGCACGCAAATGGAAGTCAG CGTATCGGGGGTACCTCAGTCCATCTGGAAGGGACAATCCCAGGGTGTCCCATGAACAACCATGGAATTGCATCATACACAGTTTGTGCTCAGGAAAAAATTTTCATGGTGACAGGAAGATACAGATTCCCTGGAGCTGGcctgaagggagttgggggatagTTTTAGATCTCTGGCTGGAAGTATGTATAGAGCATGATGAGCTAAGGTTCCAGCAAACAACAAAAGCTTTTTGGATTGCCTCAGATTGGCTATGCAAAACAGGCAAAGAATGTACTGACTTTTTCATGAACAGGAAACAGTCATACTTAGGAAATGACTTTTTGATGGTAAAATGA
- the GDAP1 gene encoding ganglioside-induced differentiation-associated protein 1 isoform X2, with translation MARRQEEQRGGAPLMAEGKSDAEVRLILYHWTHSFSSQKVRLVIAEKALKCEEHDVSLPLSEHNEPWFMRLNSTGEVPVLIHGENIICEATQIIDYLEQTFLDEKTPRLMPDKGSMYYPRVQHYRELLDSLPMDAYTHGCILHPELTVDSMIPAYATTRIRSQIGNTESELKKLAEENPDLQEAYIAKQKRLKSKLLDHDNVKYLKKILDELEKVLDQVETELQRRNEETPEEGRQPWLCGESFTLADVSLAVTLHRLKFLGFARRNWGNGKRPNLETYYERVLKRKTFNKVLGHVNNILISAVLPTAFRVAKKRAPKVLGTTLVVGLLAGMGYFAFMLFRKRLGSMILALRPRPNYF, from the exons ATGGCTcggaggcaggaggagcagagagggggcGCGCCCTTGATGGCGGAAGGCAAGTCGGACGCGGAGGTTAGGCTCATTCTGTACCACTGGACACATTCTTTCAGCTCTCAAAAG GTGCGCTTGGTAATTGCTGAAAAGGCATTGAAGTGCGAGGAACATGATGTAAGTCTGCCCTTGAGTGAGCACAATGAGCCTTGGTTTATGCGTTTGAACTCAACTGGAGAAGTGCCTGTCCTTATCCACGGGGAAAACATTATTTGTGAGGCCACTCAGATCATTGATTATCTTGAACAGACTTTCCTGGATG aaaaaacaCCCAGGTTAATGCCTGATAAAGGAAGCATGTATTACCCACGGGTACAACATTATCGAGAACTGCTTGACTCATTGCCAATGGATGCTTATACCCACGGCTGCATTTTACATCCTGAGCTAACTGTGGACTCCATGATCCCAGCTTATGCAACCACACGGATTCGCA GCCAAATTGGTAACACAGAATCGGAACTGAAAAAGCTTGCTGAAGAAAACCCAGATTTACAAGAGGCATACATCGCAAAACAGAAGCGACTTAAA TCAAAGCTGCTTGACCATGACAAtgtcaaatatttgaagaaaattcttGATGAATTGGAGAAAGTCTTGGATCAGGTTGAAACCGAGttgcaaagaagaaatgaagaaacccCAG AAGAGGGCCGCCAGCCTTGGCTCTGCGGAGAATCCTTCACCCTGGCAGACGTTTCTCTTGCTGTCACATTACATCGACTGAAGTTCCTGGGGTTTGCGAGGAGAAACTGGGGAAATGGAAAGCGACCAAACTTGGAAACCTATTACGAACGTGTCttgaagagaaaaacatttaacaagGTTTTAGGACATGTCAACAATATATTAATCTCTGCAGTGCTGCCAACAGCATTCCGGGTGGCCAAGAAAAGGGCCCCCAAAGTTCTTGGCACTACCCTCGTGGTTGGTTTGCTTGCAGGAATGGGATATTTTGCTTTTATGCTTTTCAGAAAGAGACTTGGCAGCATGATATTAGCACTTAGACCCAGACCAAATTATTTCTAG